In Monodelphis domestica isolate mMonDom1 chromosome 4, mMonDom1.pri, whole genome shotgun sequence, one DNA window encodes the following:
- the FAM229A gene encoding protein FAM229A: MQPAPSTARPRRAPRPAAPDTCPATPGPERPPAARARAAVSRLGPAPASGRASRGPDMSAQEPPQGRRFPIEAGDSPGLAAAPEPQDSTEPVATEHTPVRPLRRCPGCHCLTLLHVPIDVYLAMGGSPRARAT; the protein is encoded by the exons ATGCAGCCTGCGCCCTCGACGGCCCGTCCCCGCCGCGCGCCCCGCCCCGCCGCACCAGACACCTGCCCGGCTACCCCTGGACCAGAGCGTCCTCCTGCGGCCAGGGCTCGGGCAGCTGTTTCCCGCCTGGGACCGGCTCCGGCCTCCGGCAG AGCTTCCCGGGGCCCGGACATGAGCGCCCAGGAGCCCCCGCAAGGTCGGAGATTTCCCATTGAGGCCGGAGACTCCCCCGGCCTGGCCGCAGCCCCCGAGCCCCAGGACAGCACGGAGCCCGTAGCTACGGAGCACACCCCGGTCAG GCCGCTGCGACGCTGCCCTGGCTGCCACTGCCTGACGCTGCTGCACGTGCCCATCGACGTCTACCTGGCAATGGGCGGAAGCCCCCGGGCCCGCGCTACCTGA
- the TSSK3 gene encoding testis-specific serine/threonine-protein kinase 3, which yields MEDFLLSNGYQLGKTIGEGTYSKVKEAFSKKHQRKVAVKIIDKMGGPEEFIQRFLPRELQIVRSLDHKNIIQVYEMLESADGKTYLVMELAEGGDVFDCVLHGGPLPESRAKALFRQLVEAIRYCHGCGVAHRDLKCENALLQGYNLKLTDFGFAKVLPKTRRELSQTFCGSTAYAAPEVLQGIPHDSKKGDVWSMGVVLYVMLCASLPFDDTDIPKMLWQQQKGVSFPGHLGISAECQDLLKRLLEPDMILRPSIEEVSWHPWLANT from the exons ATGGAGGACTTTCTGCTCTCCAATGGATACCAGCTGGGCAAGACCATTGGGGAAGGGACCTATTCAAAAGTGAAGGAAGCATTTTccaaaaaacatcaaagaaaagtgGCAGTTAAAATTATAGACAAGATGGGAGGGCCAGAAG AATTTATCCAGAGGTTCCTGCCGCGCGAGCTCCAGATCGTCCGCAGCCTGGATCACAAGAACATCATCCAGGTGTACGAGATGCTGGAGTCAGCCGACGGTAAGACCTACTTGGTGATGGAGCTGGCCGAGGGGGGAGATGTCTTTGACTGCGTGCTGCACGGTGGGCCTCTGCCCGAGAGCCGGGCCAAGGCCCTCTTCCGCCAGCTGGTGGAGGCCATCCGCTACTGCCACGGCTGTGGCGTGGCCCACCGCGACCTGAAGTGTGAGAACGCCCTGCTGCAGGGCTACAACCTGAAGCTGACCGACTTCGGCTTTGCCAAGGTACTGCCCAAGACACGGCGGGAGCTGAGCCAGACCTTCTGTGGCAGCACAGCCTACGCTGCCCCGGAGGTGCTGCAGGGCATCCCCCATGACAGCAAGAAGGGCGATGTCTGGAGCATGGGCGTGGTCCTCTATGTCATGCTGTGCGCCAGCCTGCCCTTTGATGACACGGACATCCCCAAGATGCTGTGGCAGCAGCAGAAGGGGGTGTCCTTCCCTGGGCACCTGGGCATCTCGGCTGAATGCCAGGACCTGCTCAAGAGGCTCCTAGAACCAGACATGATCCTCCGGCCTTCAATCGAAGAAGTTAGTTGGCATCCATGGCTAGCAAACACTTGA